Part of the Imperialibacter roseus genome, TTAGCATGTGCCCTAACGGCCCGGCTAGGGAGCGTGGCATCTTGAGTCGAAGCATGCAATTTCGGTCAGGCACTGGTTTGAACTAAAATAGTGATTTGAGGTCAAGACCAATTGCCATGTTCATTAGTATCCATGTTAGGCTCATCTGTTATCTTCAACTGTGGCTCTAAATAATCCCTCAATATCAACCTCTTCGCCTTTAAGATGCTGGTAGTAGGTGGACAGAATAATGCGCGACATATTGTCTGGGTGCACAATTCCTTTTTGCTTGAAGTACCTTGCAAGCCTGGATCCTGCCCAAAGTCCCCAATTGTTCCTCATCCAGAGTCCGGCTCCGAAGTGTTGCCCTACCGTAAAATCTTGCTGAGTTTGTTTGGTTACCCACGATTTAGCGTCTTCAGACCAATCATAATTGAGTGCCCGCCAGCAGTCTTCCAGATCTACCGGAATATATGTGCCTCGAAGCGTGTCTGTCGTTGCAATATTTTCACTCTGGAGATCCCATTTTCTTTCAATTGCTACGTATTGCTTCACTAGGTTGTCCTCGTCACGGCTTTGTCCAAGTAATTCACGATGAAAGGCTTTAAAGATCACTTCGGTAATTAGACCGTTTTCGGTTAGTCCCATTCTTTTGAATGTGCGCTCCAATTTTGATGTCTTTTGTGATCTAAAGAATTTTTCGTCGACAAGGCTGCGAAATTCAGAACTCCGGTTCACCCCCCCCCTAACGCCAGCGCCCGCTGGTTTCTATATCAAAAAGAAATGGGCTGCCAGACCTTTTAGCCTGCCCATGTGGAGCCGGGTACCAACCCCTGATCTCCAATCAGCTTGCCAGGCTACCTTGTAGTTGGTTGGAGTTTGAGTCAAACCCTGGAGCTTCGGAGAGCAGTGTCAAATCTTACTTTTGCTGCTAAGTTAACTCAACAAAAAAAGGCCCGAAGGCCTTTTTCATCATCTTAACCGGCAGTGAAACTGCTCACTTCCGGGGCTTTTTACGTGGGGTCTTTAAAAGTTGGCGTTGAGTTTTGGTTTTCCGGCCAACTTTTCCGGAAAGTTGGC contains:
- a CDS encoding DUF6794 domain-containing protein gives rise to the protein MGLTENGLITEVIFKAFHRELLGQSRDEDNLVKQYVAIERKWDLQSENIATTDTLRGTYIPVDLEDCWRALNYDWSEDAKSWVTKQTQQDFTVGQHFGAGLWMRNNWGLWAGSRLARYFKQKGIVHPDNMSRIILSTYYQHLKGEEVDIEGLFRATVEDNR